In a single window of the Prunus persica cultivar Lovell unplaced genomic scaffold, Prunus_persica_NCBIv2 scaffold_24, whole genome shotgun sequence genome:
- the LOC18781551 gene encoding holotricin-3 yields MASSKAFLLLGLVFAVLLISYEVLAIPTQSEESTVNGDARGFGGHGRGFGGHGHGHGGHGHGHGGHGHGHGGHGHGHGGHGHGHEGYGHGHGGYGHGGHGHHGHHGHHGIGRPGAAETEIKN; encoded by the exons ATGGCATCCTCAAaggcttttcttcttcttggtcttGTCTTTGCTGTTCTCCTCATCTCCTATGAGGTCTTAGCTATTCCAACTC AGTCAGAGGAGAGTACAGTCAACGGTGATGCCCGCGGATTTGGAGGTCATGGCCGCGGATTTGGAGGTCATGGCCACGGACATGGAGGTCATGGCCACGGACATGGTGGTCATGGCCACGGACATGGAGGTCATGGGCACGGACATGGAGGTCATGGCCACGGACATGAAGGGTATGGCCACGGACATGGTGGATATGGCCACGGCGGCCACGGCCACCACGGCCACCACGGCCACCATGGCATAGGGAGGCCTGGTGCTGCTGAGACTGAAATCAAGAATTAG